In a genomic window of Coprococcus eutactus:
- the ilvD gene encoding dihydroxy-acid dehydratase gives MKSDNVRVGMQQAPHRSLFNALGMTKEEMERPLVGIVCSYNEIVPGHMNLDKIAQAVKMGVAMAGGTPVMFPAIAVCDGIAMGHIGMKYSLVTRDLIADSTEAMAIAHQFDALVMIPNCDKNVPGLLMAAARVNVPTVFVSGGPMLAGHVKGNKTSLSSMFEAVGSYAAGTMTEEDVYEYECKTCPTCGSCSGMYTANSMNCLTEALGMGLPGNGTIPAVYSERLKLAKHAGMAVMDMYRKGIKPRDIITKESIINALTVDMALGCSTNSMLHLPAIAHEIGFDFDISFANEISAKTPNLCHLAPAGHTYMEDLNEAGGVYAVIKQLADAGLINKDCMTVTGKTIGEAVAGSVNKNPEVIRPMDNPYSVTGGLAVLKGNLAPDGSVVKRSAVVPEMLAHKGPARVFDCEEDAIAAIKGGKIVEGDVVVIRYEGPKGGPGMREMLNPTSAIAGMGLGSSVALITDGRFSGASRGASIGHVSPEAAVGGPIALVEEGDMIEIDINNLSIKLDVSDEELAKRKAAWTPREPKVTTGYLARYAAMVTSGNRGAVLEVPKN, from the coding sequence ATGAAGAGTGATAATGTTAGGGTTGGAATGCAGCAGGCGCCACACAGATCTCTGTTCAACGCACTGGGCATGACAAAGGAAGAGATGGAGAGACCTTTAGTAGGTATCGTATGTTCATACAATGAGATAGTTCCAGGTCACATGAACCTGGATAAGATAGCACAGGCAGTAAAGATGGGAGTTGCCATGGCAGGTGGTACACCTGTTATGTTCCCAGCAATCGCTGTATGTGACGGTATAGCAATGGGACATATCGGAATGAAGTATTCACTGGTTACAAGAGATCTGATCGCAGACTCGACAGAGGCTATGGCTATAGCTCATCAGTTTGACGCACTGGTTATGATCCCTAACTGTGACAAGAACGTTCCCGGACTTCTCATGGCTGCAGCCAGAGTAAATGTTCCAACAGTATTTGTATCTGGCGGTCCTATGCTCGCCGGACACGTAAAGGGAAATAAGACAAGTCTTTCAAGTATGTTTGAGGCTGTTGGCTCATATGCAGCCGGAACTATGACAGAGGAAGATGTATACGAGTATGAGTGCAAGACATGTCCTACATGCGGATCATGTTCAGGTATGTACACAGCAAACTCAATGAACTGTCTTACAGAGGCTCTTGGAATGGGACTTCCAGGAAACGGAACTATTCCAGCCGTTTATTCAGAGAGACTTAAGCTTGCAAAGCATGCAGGTATGGCGGTCATGGATATGTACAGAAAGGGCATCAAGCCTAGAGATATCATCACAAAGGAGTCCATCATCAACGCTCTTACAGTTGATATGGCACTTGGATGTTCAACCAACTCCATGCTCCACCTTCCAGCCATCGCACATGAAATCGGCTTCGACTTCGATATCTCATTTGCAAATGAGATCAGCGCGAAGACACCAAATCTGTGCCACCTTGCTCCAGCAGGTCACACATACATGGAGGATCTCAATGAGGCCGGCGGTGTGTATGCGGTTATCAAGCAGCTTGCTGATGCGGGTCTCATCAACAAGGACTGCATGACAGTTACAGGTAAGACAATAGGAGAGGCTGTTGCAGGCAGTGTTAATAAGAATCCAGAGGTCATCAGACCTATGGACAATCCATATTCAGTTACAGGTGGTCTGGCTGTACTCAAGGGTAACCTTGCACCGGACGGCTCTGTAGTAAAGCGTTCAGCAGTTGTGCCTGAGATGCTGGCTCACAAGGGGCCTGCAAGGGTATTTGACTGTGAGGAGGACGCGATCGCAGCTATCAAGGGTGGTAAGATCGTAGAGGGTGACGTAGTAGTCATCAGATACGAGGGACCAAAGGGAGGCCCTGGTATGAGAGAGATGCTCAATCCTACATCAGCAATAGCAGGTATGGGACTTGGCTCATCAGTAGCTCTTATCACAGACGGAAGATTCTCAGGAGCAAGCCGTGGAGCATCCATCGGACATGTATCACCTGAGGCTGCTGTGGGCGGACCTATCGCACTTGTTGAGGAAGGCGATATGATCGAGATCGATATCAACAACCTCAGCATCAAGCTTGATGTGTCAGACGAGGAGCTTGCAAAGAGAAAGGCTGCATGGACACCAAGAGAGCCAAAGGTTACAACGGGCTATCTTGCAAGATACGCAGCAATGGTTACATCAGGTAACAGAGGTGCTGTGCTTGAGGTGCCAAAGAACTAG